A genome region from Schistocerca americana isolate TAMUIC-IGC-003095 chromosome 1, iqSchAmer2.1, whole genome shotgun sequence includes the following:
- the LOC124606122 gene encoding cytochrome c oxidase subunit 6A, mitochondrial, with translation MLLSAARFAAAKGPSAVAGHGGGGVKLWKNLSFFVALPAVGLCMLNAWLKHQEEPHHRPEFIPYEHLRLRTKRFPWGDGNKSLFHNPHANALPEGYEDAHH, from the exons ATGTTGCTGTCTGCAGCGAGATTTGCAGCTGCGAAAGGCCCTTCAGCTGTTGCGGGCCATGGAG GGGGTGGCGTAAAGCTGTGGAAAAATCTGTCTTTCTTCGTTGCATTACCAGCGGTTGGTCTGTGTATGTTAAATGCTTGGCTCAAGCATCAGGAAGAGCCTCACCACCGACCAGAATTTATACCTTATGAACATCTGAGACTGAGAACAAAG CGGTTCCCATGGGGTGACGGAAACAAGAGCCTGTTCCATAATCCTCATGCAAATGCCCTCCCTGAAGGTTATGAAGATGCCCACCATTGA